A part of Candidatus Binatia bacterium genomic DNA contains:
- a CDS encoding ABC transporter ATP-binding protein yields MIETTALTRTFAQVRAVDRLHLSVTRGEIFGFLGPNGAGKTTTIKMLCGLLQPTSGEARVAGCDIRRQRERIKRTTGYMAQTFSLYPDLTVEENFRFFAGVYGIFGRAATQRMERLFADVELLELKDVQAGRLSGGMKQRLALACALVHDPELVFLDEPTAGVDPSQRQRLWDFLYDLCERGTSLFVTTHYLDEAERCHEVGFMLGGKLIAQGSPRTLREQLRCRLLGVEVQRAVEAMRALRALPGVVDVTIHGYELRVLYAEPVECRDEASRIERAAAAAGAKVTRVYALEPTLEDLFIGYARGEVSPTASEDAAREGAAGAPVE; encoded by the coding sequence GTGATCGAGACCACGGCGCTGACGCGCACCTTCGCGCAGGTGCGCGCCGTCGACCGGCTGCACCTGAGCGTCACGCGCGGCGAGATCTTCGGCTTCCTCGGCCCGAACGGCGCCGGCAAGACGACGACCATCAAGATGCTGTGCGGCCTCCTGCAGCCGACCTCGGGCGAGGCGCGCGTCGCGGGCTGCGACATCCGCCGCCAGCGCGAGCGCATCAAGCGCACGACCGGCTACATGGCGCAGACCTTCTCGCTCTACCCGGACCTCACGGTGGAGGAGAACTTCCGCTTCTTCGCGGGCGTCTACGGCATCTTCGGGCGCGCCGCGACGCAGCGCATGGAGCGCCTGTTCGCCGACGTCGAGCTGCTCGAGCTGAAGGACGTGCAGGCCGGACGTCTCTCGGGCGGCATGAAGCAGCGCCTCGCGCTCGCCTGCGCGCTGGTGCACGACCCCGAGCTCGTCTTCCTCGACGAGCCGACCGCCGGCGTCGACCCGAGCCAGCGCCAGCGCCTGTGGGACTTCCTCTACGACCTGTGCGAGCGCGGCACGTCGCTGTTCGTCACGACGCACTACCTCGACGAGGCCGAGCGCTGCCACGAGGTCGGCTTCATGCTGGGCGGCAAGCTGATCGCGCAGGGCTCGCCGCGCACGCTGCGCGAGCAGCTCCGCTGTCGGCTGCTCGGCGTCGAGGTGCAGCGCGCGGTCGAGGCGATGCGTGCGCTGCGCGCGCTGCCCGGCGTCGTCGACGTGACGATCCACGGCTACGAGCTGCGCGTGCTCTACGCGGAGCCGGTCGAGTGCCGTGACGAGGCCTCGCGCATCGAGCGCGCGGCGGCGGCGGCGGGCGCGAAGGTGACGCGGGTCTACGCGCTCGAGCCGACGCTCGAGGACCTCTTCATCGGCTACGCGCGCGGCGAGGTGAGCCCGACGGCGTCCGAGGATGCCGCGCGCGAGGGCGCGGCCGGCGCCCCCGTCGAGTGA
- a CDS encoding AAA family ATPase — protein sequence MSQATQYLFGDFILDVGEQRLLRGTTPLRLTQKSLAVLQCLVERAGTLVTKDQLLDTVWHGIAVGDAVLKVHVGEIRKALGDDARAPRYVETLHRRGYRFLVPVEVVAAGDGHLRRRDDGAPTSPLPRVARVRTEEEVAPVGREAVLEQIVQAWLRASAGARQVVFLTGEPGIGKTTVVDAFVARVAATATVRVVRGQCLERYGASEAYLPVLEALERLCREAGRPRIAELLARWAPTWLVQMPSLLDADEAARLRQETLGATPERMLREMTEALDLITRETTLVLVLEDLHWSDPSTIDLIVALATRREPARLLVLGTFRPAELRAREHPLDQARHHLALRRQCTEIALELLGESEVAEIVARRFPGLERTDLARALHRRTDGNPLFVVNVLDFLAASGRVVERDGAHELEMPADEAVRDVPETLRQLVESQVARLPQDRQRLLEAASVVGVEALASVIAAALDADVLDVEEACEELSREGHLLARGAPRELPDGSLSSVYRFQHALYQQVLYERLAPARRVALHGRVARCEEALHGARADEIAAQLALHYELAREPERAIHHLCAASDNATRRFALRESAELLERAFELLPLLPADVAPERRLALLERRGAQRRAAGQSVAAADDFAAMAALARERGLPDLELHGLLLESSALGLVDRRRCLAVAEKAVGIEGASDVMRTVARGYLAYWNHRLAGYDERDARACADALAVVRGFGLPGPLALFLHMNGCFQSLRSEYRAACDAAAEGQRLAREVGDAFAYQICGQLRATVLLHLGELGETLRVLHDLLALAERNGHAPGALAARVILAWLLAEVGDFARARRTSEEALDEAQRLTHPYGLVLAQLVLAMADHGQGRAAAAARRLDELLRRFEREPELREWAFLLPLHAQAGEAKLALGDRDGAIAAARTLCELAGRSGERTYLMRARRVVAEAALAAGELGAAAAEVEAALALGDAGDVPLGEWRVLATAARVAARRGRRSDARRCGEASAALLRRLAASLRDEPALQRALLRRPEAREVLAPTQRRAARA from the coding sequence GTGAGCCAAGCGACGCAGTATCTCTTCGGAGATTTCATCCTTGACGTCGGCGAGCAGCGTCTGCTGCGCGGCACGACGCCGCTGCGCCTGACGCAGAAGTCGCTCGCCGTCCTGCAGTGCCTCGTCGAGCGCGCCGGCACGCTGGTCACCAAGGACCAGCTGCTCGACACCGTGTGGCACGGGATCGCGGTCGGCGACGCGGTGCTGAAGGTCCACGTCGGCGAGATCCGCAAGGCGCTCGGCGACGACGCGCGCGCGCCGCGCTACGTCGAGACGTTGCACCGCCGCGGCTACCGCTTCCTCGTGCCGGTCGAGGTCGTCGCGGCGGGCGACGGCCATCTGCGCCGGCGCGACGACGGCGCGCCGACGTCGCCGCTACCGCGTGTCGCGCGAGTGAGGACGGAGGAAGAGGTCGCGCCCGTCGGCCGCGAGGCGGTGCTCGAACAGATCGTGCAGGCCTGGCTGCGCGCCTCGGCCGGCGCGCGTCAGGTCGTGTTCCTCACCGGCGAGCCCGGCATCGGCAAGACCACCGTGGTCGACGCCTTCGTCGCGCGGGTCGCGGCGACCGCCACCGTGCGGGTCGTGCGCGGCCAGTGCCTCGAGCGCTACGGCGCGAGCGAGGCCTACCTGCCGGTGCTCGAAGCGCTCGAGCGTCTGTGCCGCGAGGCTGGACGTCCGCGCATCGCGGAGCTCCTCGCGCGCTGGGCGCCGACCTGGCTCGTGCAGATGCCGTCGCTGCTCGACGCCGACGAGGCGGCCCGTCTGCGTCAGGAGACGCTCGGCGCGACCCCGGAGCGCATGCTGCGCGAGATGACCGAGGCGCTCGACCTCATCACCCGCGAGACGACGCTCGTGCTCGTGCTCGAGGACCTGCACTGGAGCGACCCGTCGACGATCGACCTGATCGTCGCGCTCGCGACCCGGCGCGAGCCGGCGCGTCTGCTCGTGCTCGGCACCTTCCGGCCCGCAGAGCTGCGCGCGCGCGAGCATCCGCTCGACCAGGCGCGCCACCACCTCGCGCTGCGCCGCCAGTGCACCGAGATCGCGCTCGAGCTGCTCGGCGAGAGCGAGGTCGCCGAGATCGTCGCGCGACGCTTCCCGGGGCTCGAGCGCACGGATCTCGCCCGCGCGCTGCACCGGCGCACCGACGGCAACCCGCTGTTCGTGGTCAACGTGCTCGACTTCCTCGCCGCGAGCGGACGCGTCGTCGAGCGCGACGGCGCGCACGAGCTCGAGATGCCGGCGGACGAGGCCGTGCGCGACGTGCCCGAGACGCTGCGCCAGCTCGTCGAGAGCCAGGTCGCGCGCTTGCCGCAGGATCGTCAGCGGCTGCTCGAAGCGGCGAGCGTGGTCGGCGTGGAAGCGCTCGCGAGCGTGATCGCGGCGGCGCTCGACGCCGACGTGCTCGACGTCGAGGAGGCGTGCGAGGAGCTGAGCCGCGAGGGACACCTGCTCGCGCGCGGCGCGCCGCGCGAGCTGCCCGATGGCTCGCTGTCGTCGGTCTACCGCTTCCAGCACGCGCTCTATCAGCAGGTGCTGTACGAGCGCCTCGCGCCCGCGCGGCGGGTCGCGCTGCACGGCCGCGTCGCGCGCTGCGAGGAGGCGCTGCACGGCGCGCGCGCCGACGAGATCGCGGCGCAGCTCGCGCTGCACTACGAGCTCGCGCGCGAGCCCGAGCGCGCGATCCACCATCTCTGCGCCGCGTCCGACAACGCGACGCGACGCTTCGCGCTGCGCGAGTCGGCGGAGCTGCTCGAGCGCGCGTTCGAGCTGCTGCCGCTCCTGCCGGCGGACGTCGCGCCGGAGCGGCGGCTCGCGCTGCTCGAACGCCGCGGCGCGCAGCGGCGCGCGGCGGGCCAGAGCGTCGCCGCGGCGGACGACTTCGCGGCGATGGCGGCGCTCGCGCGCGAGCGCGGGCTTCCCGACCTCGAGCTGCACGGTCTCCTGCTCGAGAGCAGCGCGCTCGGGCTCGTCGATCGACGGCGCTGCCTCGCGGTCGCAGAGAAGGCGGTCGGGATCGAGGGCGCGAGCGACGTCATGCGCACCGTCGCGCGCGGCTACCTCGCCTACTGGAACCACCGTCTCGCGGGCTACGACGAGCGCGACGCGCGCGCGTGCGCCGACGCGCTCGCGGTCGTGCGCGGGTTCGGTCTCCCCGGTCCGCTCGCGCTCTTCCTGCACATGAACGGCTGCTTCCAGTCGCTGCGCTCGGAGTACCGCGCGGCGTGCGACGCCGCGGCGGAAGGGCAGCGGCTCGCGCGCGAGGTCGGCGACGCGTTCGCCTACCAGATCTGCGGCCAGCTCCGTGCGACGGTGCTGCTGCACCTCGGCGAGCTCGGCGAGACGCTGCGCGTGCTGCACGACCTGCTCGCGCTCGCCGAGCGCAACGGCCACGCGCCGGGCGCGCTCGCCGCGCGCGTGATCCTCGCCTGGCTGCTCGCCGAGGTCGGCGACTTCGCGCGCGCGCGACGCACGAGCGAGGAGGCGCTCGACGAGGCGCAGCGGCTCACGCACCCGTACGGGCTCGTGCTCGCGCAGCTCGTCCTCGCGATGGCGGACCACGGGCAGGGGAGGGCCGCCGCCGCTGCGCGACGGCTCGACGAGCTGCTGCGGCGCTTCGAGCGCGAGCCCGAGTTGCGCGAGTGGGCGTTCCTCTTGCCGCTCCACGCGCAGGCGGGCGAGGCGAAGCTCGCGCTCGGCGACCGCGACGGCGCGATTGCTGCCGCACGCACGCTCTGCGAGCTCGCCGGACGCTCGGGCGAGCGCACCTACCTGATGCGCGCGCGGCGCGTAGTCGCGGAGGCGGCGCTCGCGGCGGGCGAGCTCGGAGCCGCGGCGGCGGAGGTGGAAGCTGCGCTCGCGCTCGGCGACGCGGGCGACGTGCCGCTCGGCGAGTGGCGGGTGCTGGCGACGGCGGCGCGGGTCGCGGCGCGGCGCGGTCGGCGCAGCGACGCCCGCCGTTGCGGCGAGGCGAGCGCCGCGCTGCTGCGTCGTCTCGCCGCGTCGCTGCGCGACGAGCCGGCGCTGCAGCGCGCGCTCCTGCGCCGGCCGGAAGCGCGCGAGGTGCTCGCGCCGACGCAGAGACGCGCGGCGCGTGCTTGA
- a CDS encoding MFS transporter, which produces MLQQAKETRASSVFKRELALLFACLISIGMGQSMLFSILPPAAREIGISPFQVSLIFATSASLWVFVSPAWGRRSDVAGRRPVIVIGLLGYALSMALLALVIDVARRGLLPAMVVFPMMVAARCIFALLGSGTGPASQAYIADRTSRADRTAGVALVSAAMGLGETIGPGVGAALATIGLLAPLYLSSALAVASAAVIWFALPEDATHATKRRERGKRMRVFDRRILPFLIVSTALQSARGTTVVTLAFYFQDELRLSAAQTVQAAGMGFVVLALAGLVAQLVIVQRFRPSARAMMRVGVALMLAAFLLLVFGKALPVFLFALTLLGTGLGLVRPGAAAAASLAVEAHEQGSAAGILNGVAVAGNVIGPMLGTALYEVSNDAPYLLNVAMLGGTLLLVLTSRRVRQVRV; this is translated from the coding sequence ATGCTCCAGCAGGCGAAGGAGACGCGCGCGTCGAGCGTGTTCAAGCGCGAGCTCGCGCTGCTCTTCGCCTGCCTGATCTCGATCGGCATGGGGCAGTCGATGCTGTTCTCGATCCTGCCGCCGGCCGCGCGCGAGATCGGCATCTCGCCGTTCCAGGTGTCGCTGATCTTCGCCACCTCGGCGTCGCTGTGGGTGTTCGTCAGCCCAGCGTGGGGAAGGCGCAGCGACGTCGCCGGACGACGCCCGGTGATCGTCATCGGGCTGCTCGGCTACGCGCTGTCGATGGCGCTGCTCGCGCTGGTGATCGACGTCGCGCGGCGCGGCCTGCTGCCCGCGATGGTGGTCTTTCCGATGATGGTCGCGGCGCGCTGCATCTTCGCGCTGCTCGGCTCGGGCACCGGACCCGCGTCGCAGGCGTACATCGCCGACCGCACGTCGCGCGCCGACCGCACCGCCGGTGTGGCGCTGGTCAGCGCGGCGATGGGGCTCGGCGAGACGATCGGTCCGGGCGTCGGCGCGGCGCTCGCGACGATCGGGCTGCTCGCACCGCTCTACCTCTCGTCGGCGCTCGCGGTCGCGAGCGCGGCGGTGATCTGGTTCGCGCTGCCCGAGGACGCGACGCACGCGACCAAGCGCCGCGAGCGCGGCAAGCGCATGCGCGTCTTCGACCGCCGCATCCTGCCGTTCCTGATCGTCAGCACGGCGCTGCAGTCGGCGCGCGGCACGACCGTGGTCACGCTCGCCTTCTACTTCCAGGACGAGCTGCGGCTCTCGGCCGCGCAGACGGTGCAGGCCGCCGGCATGGGCTTCGTCGTGCTCGCGCTCGCGGGGCTCGTCGCGCAGCTCGTCATCGTGCAGCGCTTCCGACCCTCGGCGCGCGCGATGATGCGGGTCGGCGTCGCGCTGATGCTCGCCGCCTTCCTGCTGCTCGTGTTCGGCAAGGCGCTGCCGGTGTTCCTGTTCGCGCTCACGCTGCTCGGCACGGGGCTCGGGCTCGTGCGGCCCGGCGCCGCTGCGGCGGCGTCGCTCGCCGTCGAGGCGCACGAGCAAGGCTCGGCGGCGGGCATCCTCAACGGCGTCGCGGTGGCGGGCAACGTCATCGGCCCGATGCTCGGCACCGCGCTCTACGAGGTATCGAACGACGCGCCCTACCTGCTCAACGTCGCGATGCTCGGCGGGACCCTGCTGCTCGTGCTAACCAGCCGTCGCGTACGGCAGGTCCGGGTCTGA
- a CDS encoding TetR/AcrR family transcriptional regulator, protein MNRTLTREEAKLITRRRLLEAAARILREEGLAALTTGRVARDAGVAQPTFYVHFKDMDALLEALADEKMAEVRVALRAARRRLAEAEGEGALRETFRLPLRAFIEQPDLWRLFYQEQNRPQSPLGRVAREIQSEMHRDLVEDLIAMGAPAATAEERERVEMVADSLIVLTQNFGMAYIDGRYRDLEKIVDLLVQYAYAVAPPTIARSAPSGSPSSTTSSAPSSASGNTPSSTTSSTPS, encoded by the coding sequence GTGAACCGGACCCTCACGCGCGAAGAGGCGAAGCTCATCACCCGGCGCCGCCTGCTCGAGGCGGCGGCGCGGATCCTGCGCGAGGAGGGCCTCGCGGCGCTCACCACCGGGCGCGTGGCGCGCGACGCCGGCGTCGCCCAGCCGACCTTCTACGTCCACTTCAAGGACATGGACGCGCTGCTCGAGGCGCTCGCCGACGAGAAGATGGCCGAGGTCCGAGTCGCGCTGCGCGCGGCGCGCCGGCGGCTCGCCGAAGCCGAGGGCGAGGGCGCGCTGCGCGAGACCTTCCGTCTGCCGCTGCGCGCCTTCATCGAGCAGCCCGACCTCTGGCGCCTCTTCTACCAGGAGCAGAACCGGCCGCAGTCGCCGCTCGGCCGGGTGGCGCGCGAGATCCAGTCCGAGATGCACCGCGATCTCGTCGAGGACCTGATCGCGATGGGCGCGCCCGCCGCGACGGCGGAGGAGCGCGAGCGCGTCGAGATGGTCGCCGACAGCCTGATCGTGCTGACGCAGAACTTCGGCATGGCGTACATCGACGGCCGCTACCGCGACCTCGAGAAGATCGTCGACCTGCTCGTGCAGTACGCCTACGCCGTCGCGCCGCCGACGATCGCGCGCAGCGCGCCGAGCGGCTCCCCGTCCAGCACGACGAGCAGCGCACCGAGCAGCGCGTCGGGCAACACGCCGAGCAGCACGACCAGCAGCACGCCGAGCTGA
- a CDS encoding NAD(P)/FAD-dependent oxidoreductase: MQVASADAVRNPGRPERFEVVIVGSGFSGIAMGILLEKAGIDAYVILEKASDVGGTWRDNTYPGAACDIPSHLYSFSFEPKPDWSRAFPPQQEIHDYLRACVDKHGLRSHIRFRSEVKGATFDEREGTWTVRVADGSTVVGRALVLGNGALHIPAYPEIEGLESFEGTTFHSARWNHDYDLRGKRVAVIGTGASAIQFVPEIAPLVGSMKVFQRTPPWILPKPDRPMTEREKWIFRYVPGARWLYRAYTYWMHELRAIGFVIDPRLMKQAEKLAKRYLAKTVRDPELRAKLTPNYTMGCKRILMSNDYYQTLQRDNVKLVTDAIRRVTPKGIETADGVMHEVDAIIFGTGFTATDYLAPLDIQGLDGKLLNDVIRERPETYLGITIHGFPNLYLMMGPNTGLGHNSMVFMIEAQARWALQAIQKLRRDDLAYMDVDPKVQRAFNERIQAKLAHSVWNSGCQSWYLKDGYNATIWPGFTWQYWLETRWLRPAEFRCVKREDASAMGAGALVGAAA, encoded by the coding sequence ATGCAGGTAGCGAGCGCCGACGCGGTGCGCAACCCAGGCCGTCCCGAGCGATTCGAGGTGGTGATCGTCGGCAGTGGCTTCTCGGGGATCGCGATGGGGATCCTGCTCGAGAAGGCCGGCATCGACGCCTACGTCATCCTCGAGAAGGCGTCGGACGTCGGCGGCACCTGGCGCGACAACACCTACCCGGGCGCGGCGTGCGACATCCCGTCGCACCTCTACTCGTTCTCCTTCGAGCCCAAGCCCGATTGGTCGCGCGCGTTCCCGCCGCAGCAGGAGATCCACGACTACCTGCGCGCCTGCGTCGACAAGCACGGGCTGCGCTCCCACATCCGCTTCCGCAGCGAGGTGAAGGGCGCGACCTTCGACGAGCGCGAGGGCACCTGGACGGTGCGCGTCGCGGACGGCTCGACGGTGGTCGGACGCGCGCTCGTGCTCGGCAACGGTGCGCTCCACATCCCGGCCTATCCCGAGATCGAGGGGCTCGAGAGCTTCGAGGGCACGACCTTCCACTCGGCGCGCTGGAACCACGACTACGACCTGCGCGGGAAGCGCGTCGCGGTGATCGGCACCGGCGCGAGCGCGATCCAGTTCGTGCCCGAGATCGCGCCGCTGGTCGGCTCGATGAAGGTCTTCCAGCGCACGCCGCCGTGGATCCTGCCGAAGCCGGATCGTCCGATGACCGAGCGCGAGAAGTGGATCTTCCGCTACGTGCCGGGCGCGCGCTGGCTCTACCGCGCGTACACGTACTGGATGCACGAGCTGCGCGCGATCGGCTTCGTGATCGATCCGCGGCTCATGAAGCAGGCCGAGAAGCTCGCCAAGCGCTACCTCGCGAAGACGGTGCGCGATCCCGAGCTGCGCGCCAAGCTGACGCCGAACTACACGATGGGCTGCAAGCGCATCCTGATGTCGAACGACTACTACCAGACGCTGCAGCGCGACAACGTGAAGCTCGTCACCGACGCGATCCGTCGCGTCACGCCGAAGGGCATCGAGACCGCGGACGGCGTGATGCACGAGGTCGACGCGATCATCTTCGGCACCGGCTTCACGGCGACCGACTACCTCGCCCCGCTCGACATCCAGGGGCTCGACGGCAAGCTGCTCAACGACGTCATCCGCGAGCGTCCCGAGACCTACCTCGGCATCACCATCCACGGCTTCCCGAATTTGTACTTGATGATGGGTCCGAACACGGGCCTCGGGCACAACTCGATGGTGTTCATGATCGAGGCGCAGGCGCGCTGGGCGCTGCAGGCGATCCAGAAGCTGCGTCGCGACGACCTCGCCTACATGGACGTCGACCCGAAGGTGCAGCGCGCGTTCAACGAGCGCATCCAGGCGAAGCTCGCGCACTCGGTTTGGAACTCGGGCTGCCAGAGCTGGTACCTGAAGGACGGCTACAACGCGACGATCTGGCCGGGCTTCACCTGGCAGTACTGGCTCGAGACGCGCTGGCTGCGCCCGGCGGAGTTCCGCTGCGTCAAGCGCGAGGACGCGTCGGCCATGGGCGCGGGCGCGCTGGTCGGGGCTGCGGCGTAG
- a CDS encoding endonuclease/exonuclease/phosphatase family protein yields MLLRSLRTGRGATSFLFALALVACSDAPRSAAPDVTLVSLNFLHGIFCPPDTDRCRLPDRTKLLFDFIAARGCPDLVTLQEIWPPSVEQMEPYLATTCPFPYELVQGARLTGVDDETVLTRYPVLLVEQLTLYRQFRRVLWTRIAHPAGTLDLYSTHLASSADGAREPCADDCPPECVAAGATNVRDCQAVQMAQFIERTHDAALLGLVAGDFNERPGSFVYEQFVGRGWSDVYLAAGNPECDPATGVGCTSGRADEGLAGLESPELGVTSRIDFVFLIRPAERATCAAEILPPADDGSGTRLFADVPNPFASTCGPLPAQICWPSDHVGVQLALACG; encoded by the coding sequence ATGCTGCTGCGGAGCTTGCGGACCGGGCGCGGAGCGACGTCGTTCCTGTTCGCGCTCGCGCTCGTCGCCTGTAGCGACGCGCCGCGCAGCGCAGCGCCCGACGTCACGCTCGTCAGCCTGAACTTCCTGCACGGCATCTTCTGCCCGCCCGACACCGACCGCTGCCGCCTGCCCGACCGCACGAAGCTGCTGTTCGACTTCATCGCCGCGCGCGGCTGCCCGGATCTGGTCACGCTGCAGGAGATCTGGCCGCCGTCGGTCGAGCAGATGGAACCCTACCTCGCGACCACCTGCCCGTTTCCCTACGAGCTCGTGCAGGGAGCGCGCTTGACGGGCGTCGACGACGAGACCGTGCTCACGCGCTACCCGGTCCTGCTCGTCGAGCAGCTCACGCTCTACCGCCAGTTCCGCCGCGTGCTCTGGACGCGCATCGCGCACCCCGCGGGCACGCTCGACCTCTACTCGACGCACCTCGCGTCGAGCGCCGACGGCGCGCGCGAGCCCTGCGCCGACGACTGCCCACCCGAGTGCGTCGCCGCGGGCGCGACGAACGTCCGCGACTGCCAGGCCGTGCAGATGGCGCAGTTCATCGAGCGCACGCACGACGCCGCGCTGCTCGGCCTCGTCGCCGGCGACTTCAACGAGCGCCCCGGCAGCTTCGTCTACGAGCAGTTCGTCGGCCGCGGCTGGAGCGACGTCTACCTCGCGGCCGGCAACCCCGAGTGCGATCCCGCAACCGGCGTCGGCTGCACCTCCGGTCGCGCCGACGAAGGCCTCGCGGGCCTCGAGTCACCCGAGCTCGGCGTGACCTCGCGCATCGACTTCGTCTTCCTGATCCGTCCCGCGGAGCGCGCGACGTGCGCGGCCGAGATCCTGCCGCCCGCCGACGACGGCAGCGGCACGCGGCTCTTCGCCGACGTGCCCAATCCGTTCGCGAGCACCTGCGGTCCGCTGCCGGCACAGATCTGCTGGCCCTCGGACCACGTCGGCGTGCAGCTCGCGCTCGCGTGCGGGTGA
- a CDS encoding HAD-IB family hydrolase, which yields MRAYSDLTSEIDESPAGPHVAAFFDLDRTLIAGFSALTFVRDGLRSGRLGASDVVELLFAAISFELQTIGFSGFLTGTARTLRGYPEEEFVRIGERIFNEELASEVYPEARAIVAAHRRRGHTLAIVSSATRYQIGPIARDLGIEHILASQLEVVDGKLTGEIVDPPCYGEGKAYFARRFAEEHGIDLAQSFFYTDSEEDLPLLELVGHPRPTNPSKALTAIATRRGWPTQRFTSRGLPTLEEVVRTASAIGALVPSLLVGLPAALASGHWQDAINIAASTWGELGTVLAGLQVRVRGEENLWARRPAVFIFNHQSAVDMLVICKLLRRDFVGIGKQELRRNPIFGPFMAAAGTVFIDRFHHEKAIQALRPAIDALRHGISLAIAPEGTRSTTPHPGRFKKGAFFMAMEAGVPIVPIVLRNTLDALPKSWLVVRPTMIDVVVLPPIDTSDWKREELDARIEEIHAMYTRTLELPTD from the coding sequence ATGCGGGCCTACAGCGACCTCACGAGCGAGATCGACGAGAGTCCGGCCGGCCCACACGTCGCCGCCTTCTTCGACCTCGATCGCACGCTGATTGCCGGCTTCTCCGCGCTGACCTTCGTGCGCGACGGGCTGCGCAGCGGCCGCCTCGGCGCGAGCGACGTCGTCGAGCTGCTGTTCGCGGCGATCAGCTTCGAGCTCCAGACGATCGGCTTCTCGGGCTTCCTCACCGGCACGGCGCGCACGCTGCGCGGCTACCCCGAGGAGGAGTTCGTGCGCATCGGCGAGCGCATCTTCAACGAGGAGCTCGCCTCCGAGGTCTACCCCGAGGCGCGTGCGATCGTCGCCGCCCACCGCCGGCGCGGGCACACGCTCGCGATCGTGTCGTCGGCGACGCGCTACCAGATCGGTCCGATCGCGCGCGACCTCGGCATCGAGCACATCCTCGCCTCGCAGCTCGAGGTGGTCGACGGCAAGCTGACCGGCGAGATCGTCGACCCGCCCTGCTACGGCGAGGGCAAGGCGTACTTCGCGCGGCGCTTCGCCGAGGAGCACGGCATCGATCTCGCGCAGAGCTTCTTCTACACCGACAGCGAGGAGGACCTGCCGCTGCTCGAGCTGGTCGGCCACCCGCGTCCGACCAATCCGAGCAAGGCGCTGACGGCGATCGCGACGCGCCGCGGCTGGCCGACGCAGCGCTTCACGAGCCGCGGGCTGCCGACGCTCGAGGAGGTCGTGCGCACGGCGTCCGCCATCGGCGCGCTCGTGCCGTCGCTGCTCGTCGGACTGCCGGCGGCGCTGGCGTCCGGCCACTGGCAGGACGCGATCAACATCGCGGCCTCGACCTGGGGCGAGCTCGGCACCGTGCTCGCCGGCCTGCAGGTGCGCGTGCGCGGCGAGGAGAACCTGTGGGCGCGACGTCCCGCGGTGTTCATCTTCAACCATCAGAGCGCGGTCGACATGCTCGTGATCTGCAAGCTCCTGCGGCGCGACTTCGTCGGCATCGGCAAGCAGGAGCTGCGGCGCAATCCGATCTTCGGCCCGTTCATGGCGGCGGCGGGCACGGTGTTCATCGACCGCTTTCACCACGAGAAGGCGATCCAGGCGCTGCGTCCCGCGATCGACGCACTCCGTCACGGGATCTCGCTCGCGATCGCGCCCGAGGGCACGCGCAGCACGACGCCGCATCCCGGACGCTTCAAGAAGGGCGCGTTCTTCATGGCGATGGAGGCCGGCGTCCCGATCGTTCCGATCGTGCTGCGCAACACGCTCGACGCGCTGCCGAAGAGCTGGCTCGTCGTGCGTCCGACGATGATCGACGTCGTCGTCCTGCCGCCGATCGACACCAGCGACTGGAAGCGCGAGGAGCTCGACGCGCGCATCGAGGAGATCCACGCGATGTACACGCGCACGCTCGAGCTGCCGACGGATTGA